Proteins from a genomic interval of Streptomyces sp. NBC_01445:
- a CDS encoding serine/threonine-protein kinase produces MGEVFAGRYELADPIGRGGAGAVWRAWDHRRRRYVAAKVLLQSDAHTLLRFVREQALRIDHPHVLAPASWAADDDKVLFTMDLVAGGSLAHLIGDYGPLPPSFVCLLLDQLLAGLTAVHAEGVVHRDIKPANILLEATGTARPHLRLSDFGIAMRKGEPRLTETDYVVGTPGYFAPEQAMGGEPDFPADLFAVGLVALYLLQGARPDSRALIEHFTDHGTPGAPQGIPGPLWTVVAGLLQPDPEARFRTATGARKALLAASELLPEPGPDDELVEVFDQLGALPPGFAPTGPTTTSRAVAPGLVHDRSQDHGSAGRTTGRSTTRKPAPEESLPALPPEPPTPAPPPPLYAPAVPDVPRADSSVQDPATAVPQGPEPFAPQTGPRGPSVTPGPTPSGPVPPGTIRSATGRPGSRTSGTVTPGTSMSETGSFHLPPPPPAQPPTQPRVQPSAQPFAQISPERQPITPNTAPRHAPEYTAQPHPHPTAPHTAPQPTPQPTPPTRPHPHEPSPHTPATTPATQRSYAAPAPASAPPQPASISTYTAQSVQVPLLGHPDPGGASQSPTPHRRVRKRRPGPPAKVAIPVLFVALVSFAVGIWALTQA; encoded by the coding sequence ATGGGTGAGGTCTTCGCCGGACGCTACGAACTGGCCGACCCGATCGGTCGCGGGGGAGCAGGCGCCGTATGGCGCGCCTGGGACCACCGGCGCCGCCGATATGTGGCCGCCAAGGTCCTGCTGCAGAGCGATGCCCACACCCTGCTGCGCTTCGTGCGCGAACAGGCACTGCGGATCGACCACCCCCACGTCCTCGCCCCGGCCAGCTGGGCCGCGGACGACGACAAGGTCCTGTTCACCATGGACCTCGTCGCCGGCGGCTCGCTGGCGCATCTGATCGGTGACTACGGGCCTCTGCCACCGTCCTTCGTGTGTCTCCTCCTGGATCAGCTCCTCGCCGGCCTCACCGCGGTGCACGCGGAGGGCGTCGTGCACCGCGACATCAAGCCCGCCAACATCCTCCTGGAGGCGACCGGCACCGCCCGGCCTCATCTGCGCCTCTCGGACTTCGGCATCGCGATGCGCAAGGGCGAGCCCCGGCTCACCGAGACCGACTATGTGGTGGGTACGCCCGGCTACTTCGCCCCCGAACAGGCGATGGGCGGTGAGCCGGACTTCCCCGCAGACCTGTTCGCCGTCGGTCTCGTCGCCCTGTATCTGCTCCAGGGCGCCCGGCCGGACTCCAGGGCACTGATCGAGCACTTCACCGATCACGGCACCCCTGGCGCGCCCCAGGGGATTCCCGGCCCTCTGTGGACCGTTGTGGCCGGTCTGCTGCAGCCTGATCCGGAAGCGCGCTTCCGTACCGCGACAGGCGCCCGCAAGGCCCTCCTGGCGGCCTCCGAGCTGCTTCCCGAGCCCGGACCCGACGACGAACTGGTCGAGGTCTTCGACCAACTCGGCGCGCTCCCACCAGGGTTCGCCCCGACCGGCCCGACCACGACCTCCCGCGCGGTCGCCCCCGGCCTCGTACACGACCGGAGCCAGGACCATGGCTCGGCCGGCCGTACGACAGGCCGTTCCACGACGCGGAAGCCCGCTCCGGAAGAGTCCCTGCCGGCGCTCCCACCGGAGCCCCCGACACCAGCGCCACCGCCACCGCTGTACGCCCCCGCGGTGCCGGACGTCCCACGGGCGGACTCGTCCGTCCAAGACCCCGCCACCGCCGTGCCCCAGGGGCCAGAGCCCTTCGCACCACAGACCGGCCCGCGCGGGCCCAGCGTCACGCCCGGGCCCACCCCGTCCGGACCCGTCCCACCCGGGACCATCCGGTCGGCAACCGGCAGACCTGGGTCCCGCACGTCGGGAACGGTCACGCCCGGCACCAGCATGTCCGAGACCGGCAGCTTCCACCTGCCGCCGCCTCCCCCTGCGCAGCCACCCACACAGCCACGCGTGCAGCCCTCCGCACAGCCATTCGCGCAGATCTCTCCCGAGCGGCAGCCAATCACCCCCAACACGGCGCCTCGCCACGCTCCCGAGTACACCGCCCAGCCGCACCCCCACCCCACGGCACCACACACCGCACCACAACCGACACCACAACCAACCCCACCAACCCGCCCGCACCCCCACGAGCCCTCCCCCCACACTCCGGCCACGACCCCGGCCACGCAGCGCTCCTACGCCGCTCCAGCTCCCGCATCGGCGCCCCCTCAGCCGGCCTCTATCTCTACGTACACCGCCCAGAGCGTTCAGGTTCCACTCCTCGGCCACCCGGATCCCGGCGGCGCTTCCCAGAGCCCGACCCCTCATCGGCGGGTGCGGAAACGGCGGCCGGGACCGCCCGCGAAGGTGGCGATCCCGGTGCTGTTCGTTGCCTTGGTCAGTTTCGCGGTGGGCATCTGGGCGCTGACCCAGGCCTGA
- a CDS encoding DLW-39 family protein, with product MKKLLLVALAAIGGLLVYRQIQADRAEQDLWTEATDSVPTGS from the coding sequence GTGAAGAAGCTTCTCCTGGTCGCACTGGCCGCCATCGGCGGGCTCCTCGTGTACCGCCAGATCCAGGCGGATCGCGCCGAGCAGGATCTGTGGACGGAGGCGACTGACTCCGTACCCACGGGTTCGTGA